In one bacterium genomic region, the following are encoded:
- a CDS encoding polyprenyl synthetase family protein, with translation MVKLEKSPELVNTIAEVKALTDRELAIFFDLRASEAGKFDAQYKRLLQEMKKFSLRGGKRLRPFMAYLGYKLGGGRNDEAFARLALAWEVYHLGALIHDDIMDQDYQRYGGLNIAGVYERQLRRKFPEEVTHKHALNAALMAGDAAFLLAVELITTIPTEPEIRERLLADFLKMHFRLVGGQFVEDFATLSSRQTPQQIRRIYVNKSGHYSMVAPLRSGAVLAGANDTILSILERYGLHAGVAFQIADDLLGMFGSAKEIGKPTISDLREGKRTLLMHYGLQFANDADRAIIKSKLGNKNINTQDLKQVRKILTDNGAKAKTIFTAQAEADTAKKAISKLALPGELPQLFMDLAEYIVNRTK, from the coding sequence ATGGTAAAGTTAGAAAAATCTCCTGAACTGGTAAATACAATTGCTGAGGTGAAGGCCTTGACTGATCGTGAGCTAGCAATCTTTTTTGATTTACGAGCCTCTGAAGCAGGTAAATTTGATGCTCAGTACAAGCGCCTATTACAAGAGATGAAGAAATTTTCACTGCGCGGAGGCAAGCGCCTCCGTCCTTTTATGGCTTATTTAGGATACAAATTGGGTGGTGGTAGAAATGATGAAGCTTTTGCCCGCCTAGCCTTAGCTTGGGAGGTCTATCATTTAGGGGCTTTAATTCATGACGATATTATGGATCAGGACTATCAGCGTTATGGTGGGTTAAATATCGCTGGAGTTTATGAGAGGCAGCTTAGGCGTAAATTTCCAGAAGAGGTGACCCATAAGCATGCCTTAAATGCTGCCCTAATGGCTGGTGATGCGGCATTTTTACTAGCGGTGGAGCTGATTACGACAATTCCAACCGAGCCAGAGATACGTGAAAGACTACTAGCAGATTTTTTAAAGATGCATTTTCGATTAGTTGGCGGTCAGTTTGTGGAGGATTTTGCAACGCTCTCATCAAGACAAACTCCTCAGCAGATACGACGTATTTATGTTAATAAATCTGGTCATTACTCTATGGTGGCACCTTTGCGATCGGGCGCAGTACTGGCTGGTGCAAATGATACAATTTTATCAATATTGGAGCGTTATGGTTTGCATGCCGGGGTAGCTTTTCAAATAGCCGATGACTTACTTGGTATGTTTGGCTCAGCCAAAGAAATTGGTAAACCAACTATTTCAGATCTACGTGAAGGTAAGCGAACGCTTTTAATGCATTATGGTTTACAGTTTGCTAACGATGCAGATCGAGCAATCATTAAATCCAAGTTAGGAAATAAAAATATCAATACCCAAGACTTAAAACAAGTTCGTAAAATTCTAACCGATAATGGAGCTAAGGCAAAAACAATTTTTACAGCTCAGGCTGAGGCCGATACAGCCAAAAAGGCGATTTCTAAACTAGCTCTTCCGGGTGAACTACCACAATTATTTATGGATTTGGCGGAGTATATTGTTAACAGAACCAAGTAG
- the secE gene encoding preprotein translocase subunit SecE, with protein MKKITRYIKSSMDELKRVIWPTRKQATVLTVVVLGFTAAVALYLAVFDYIFRLGLERLITR; from the coding sequence ATGAAGAAGATTACTCGCTATATTAAGAGTTCCATGGATGAGCTGAAGCGTGTTATATGGCCAACACGCAAGCAAGCAACTGTTCTTACGGTTGTGGTCCTTGGGTTTACGGCAGCGGTGGCTCTCTATTTAGCAGTTTTTGACTATATCTTTCGGCTCGGGCTTGAGCGTCTTATCACTCGTTAA
- the nusG gene encoding transcription termination/antitermination protein NusG — MKNTPPGSHWYVIHTYSGYEDQVAQNLKHRIDTLGLKDKVFDVIVPKENQIEIKNGKRRIVERKIFPGYILVNMLVTEDSWYIVRNTPNVTGFVGTGTTPSPMSEDEIKVIQKRMGVEEPKFNIDYSVGELVNITDGPFKGFDGQIAEIDESKGKIKVLVSMFGRETPVELDSLQVRRV, encoded by the coding sequence ATGAAGAATACACCCCCAGGATCACATTGGTATGTAATTCACACCTACTCTGGGTATGAAGATCAGGTTGCACAAAATCTTAAGCATCGCATTGATACATTGGGCTTAAAAGATAAGGTATTTGACGTAATTGTGCCCAAGGAAAATCAAATTGAAATTAAGAATGGTAAGCGTCGAATTGTAGAGCGCAAGATTTTTCCTGGCTATATATTAGTTAATATGCTGGTAACGGAAGACTCTTGGTACATTGTGCGCAATACGCCAAACGTAACTGGCTTTGTTGGTACTGGCACTACGCCAAGCCCAATGAGTGAGGATGAAATTAAGGTGATTCAAAAGCGTATGGGAGTTGAAGAGCCAAAATTTAATATCGATTATTCGGTTGGTGAGCTGGTGAATATTACCGATGGTCCGTTTAAGGGGTTTGATGGGCAGATTGCTGAAATTGATGAGTCAAAAGGGAAAATTAAAGTATTGGTTTCGATGTTTGGTCGAGAGACACCAGTTGAATTGGATAGTTTGCAGGTAAGGCGCGTATAA
- the rplK gene encoding 50S ribosomal protein L11, with protein sequence MAEKKKITASLKMVIPAGGASPAPPVGSSLGQHGVNMMDFINAFNEKTKDMKGAQCPTKIYIYEDKSFDFVVKGTPAKVLIKQALGLQKASGVPNKEKVGKLTQAQLTEIAEKKIDDLNANDIEAAKKVIAGTARSMGVEVEAE encoded by the coding sequence ATGGCAGAAAAGAAGAAAATTACAGCAAGTTTAAAGATGGTTATTCCGGCAGGTGGCGCATCACCAGCTCCACCAGTTGGTTCATCACTTGGTCAGCATGGCGTGAACATGATGGACTTTATTAACGCCTTCAATGAAAAAACTAAAGATATGAAGGGCGCGCAGTGTCCAACTAAGATTTATATCTATGAAGATAAGAGCTTTGATTTTGTTGTGAAAGGTACACCAGCTAAGGTTCTTATTAAGCAGGCACTTGGCTTGCAAAAGGCTAGTGGAGTGCCAAATAAAGAGAAGGTTGGTAAGCTTACGCAAGCTCAGTTGACTGAAATTGCTGAGAAAAAGATTGATGATTTAAATGCCAATGACATTGAAGCCGCTAAAAAAGTGATTGCTGGTACGGCTCGTTCGATGGGTGTTGAGGTTGAGGCAGAATAA
- the rplA gene encoding 50S ribosomal protein L1, which produces MVKKQEETSEITPEEQVITEEVVEENIKGDTLAKEPTKKSTTKAGKRSAKAVKEAEAEAEKKARKVENSAKEDTPKPKQKPRVKKYSKKQKAMREEIDFTKLYTTEEAVTLVKKINQAKFDPTFEVHVRLGIDPRQADQMLRASTVLPAGTGKSVRIAVLTSDEKKAKAAKEAGADLTNSEDLLTAISKGSFEFDVLVATPDMMPQLGRHAKTLGPKGLMPSPKSGTVSADPATAVGEIKKGRLEIKNDANGIVHAAVGKLSFKDEDLLVNLKAVLNCVQTNRPSGVKGTYVKSISVSATMTPGIKLDPAELAKK; this is translated from the coding sequence ATGGTAAAGAAACAAGAAGAAACTTCTGAGATTACTCCAGAAGAACAAGTGATTACCGAGGAAGTAGTTGAAGAAAATATTAAAGGCGATACTCTTGCAAAAGAACCTACAAAAAAGAGTACTACTAAGGCCGGTAAGCGTAGCGCAAAAGCTGTTAAAGAAGCAGAGGCTGAAGCTGAAAAGAAAGCTCGTAAGGTTGAAAATTCAGCTAAAGAAGATACTCCAAAGCCTAAGCAAAAGCCTCGTGTCAAGAAATATTCTAAAAAGCAGAAGGCTATGCGTGAGGAAATTGATTTTACTAAGCTTTATACCACTGAAGAAGCAGTGACATTAGTTAAGAAAATCAATCAGGCAAAATTTGACCCAACTTTTGAGGTACATGTGCGTTTGGGTATTGATCCACGTCAGGCCGATCAGATGCTACGAGCCTCTACTGTGTTGCCGGCTGGAACTGGTAAATCAGTCCGTATTGCGGTACTAACAAGTGACGAGAAGAAGGCTAAGGCAGCTAAAGAAGCTGGCGCCGACTTAACCAATTCTGAAGATTTACTCACAGCCATTAGTAAGGGTAGCTTTGAGTTTGATGTATTGGTGGCTACTCCAGATATGATGCCTCAGCTCGGTCGGCACGCCAAGACACTTGGGCCAAAGGGCCTGATGCCATCACCAAAGAGTGGTACAGTCTCGGCCGATCCAGCGACAGCCGTTGGTGAGATTAAAAAAGGTCGCTTGGAAATTAAGAATGATGCCAATGGTATAGTTCATGCTGCGGTTGGTAAGCTTTCATTTAAGGATGAGGATCTGTTGGTAAACCTTAAAGCGGTTTTGAATTGCGTACAGACTAATCGTCCTAGTGGTGTGAAGGGTACATACGTAAAAAGTATCTCTGTTTCAGCTACGATGACTCCCGGTATTAAGCTAGATCCAGCTGAGCTAGCTAAAAAATAG
- a CDS encoding adenylyltransferase/cytidyltransferase family protein — protein MAGFHLEQFEGDPTGRIIPDLERLSEIVSGLRALNQQIVLTQGTFDLLHIGHVLYLAEAKRLGDVLIVGLDSDEKVRARKGEGRPIVPEDERTAMLCYQRPVDLVIVKQQNFQHWELIRRIQPDVLLATEETYTDQELIELRQLCSRVVVLEPRSSTSTSAKIRRAQIGMKDRLSSALADALQSVAPDIVTDVMNQVLGITDGVHDGESK, from the coding sequence ATGGCTGGATTCCATCTTGAGCAATTCGAAGGCGATCCAACTGGCCGGATCATCCCAGACCTTGAGCGCCTCTCAGAAATCGTCAGTGGCCTGCGAGCACTGAATCAGCAGATTGTGCTAACTCAAGGCACATTTGATTTGCTGCATATCGGCCACGTTCTCTATCTTGCTGAAGCCAAGCGATTGGGTGACGTTTTGATAGTTGGACTCGATAGCGATGAGAAAGTTAGGGCTCGTAAGGGTGAGGGGCGACCAATCGTTCCCGAGGATGAGCGCACTGCCATGCTGTGCTACCAGAGGCCGGTAGACTTGGTAATTGTTAAGCAGCAGAACTTTCAGCATTGGGAGCTAATCCGGCGGATTCAACCCGATGTGCTGTTGGCTACCGAAGAAACCTATACCGACCAGGAACTTATCGAGCTGAGGCAACTGTGCAGCAGGGTGGTGGTGCTCGAACCGCGCTCCAGTACCTCGACCAGCGCCAAGATTCGACGGGCCCAAATCGGTATGAAGGATCGGCTTAGTTCGGCCCTTGCGGATGCGCTTCAGTCGGTCGCACCAGATATCGTTACCGACGTGATGAATCAGGTGCTAGGGATTACAGATGGGGTGCATGATGGCGAATCAAAGTAA
- a CDS encoding dihydrofolate reductase, translating to MTIAMIVAVGQNDEIGLSGELPWGHVPEDMKRFVALTSGHAILMGRKTHQSIGRLLPKRQNYVATRTGEVPSGAIPVRDLDPFLADWRDSDELLWVIGGAELYAYAEEFAERLEITRFSGKFQADTYFPAMHWSWWECLYRESEPSFSNHEITGIVFESWRKVAGWQAPLYNHAAARTDAQRAEMVRLEENRQCHFCNRTDVDKIILENTSWFVLANTFPYANTKLHLLVIPKKHYLTLAEIPQSVRQSYLEIITEVESRFRLEAYSHFMRVGTMARTGASIAHLHGHIVVGDNEEPGFEPVRVKLAT from the coding sequence ATGACTATCGCCATGATCGTAGCCGTCGGACAAAACGACGAAATTGGCCTAAGCGGTGAACTACCGTGGGGACATGTACCTGAAGACATGAAGCGCTTCGTCGCCCTAACTTCAGGGCACGCAATCTTGATGGGGCGAAAAACTCATCAATCAATCGGCAGACTACTGCCCAAGCGACAAAACTACGTCGCCACCCGAACCGGAGAAGTGCCGTCAGGAGCAATTCCAGTCCGAGATCTTGATCCTTTCTTGGCTGACTGGCGCGACTCGGATGAACTGCTCTGGGTGATTGGTGGAGCTGAGCTCTACGCCTACGCCGAAGAGTTTGCCGAGCGCCTTGAGATTACTCGTTTTTCGGGCAAATTTCAGGCCGACACCTACTTTCCGGCCATGCACTGGTCGTGGTGGGAGTGTCTGTATCGTGAGAGTGAGCCATCTTTTTCAAACCACGAGATAACCGGCATCGTGTTTGAGTCATGGAGAAAAGTTGCCGGCTGGCAAGCACCGCTCTACAATCACGCAGCAGCTCGAACTGATGCGCAACGTGCTGAAATGGTTCGGTTAGAAGAAAATCGTCAATGTCATTTCTGCAACAGAACGGATGTTGACAAGATAATCCTCGAAAATACCAGCTGGTTTGTGCTGGCCAACACCTTCCCTTATGCCAACACCAAACTTCACCTGCTGGTAATTCCCAAAAAGCACTACCTGACACTGGCTGAAATACCCCAATCTGTCAGGCAGAGCTATTTGGAGATTATCACCGAGGTCGAAAGCCGGTTTCGACTGGAGGCCTACTCCCATTTCATGCGGGTTGGAACCATGGCTAGAACTGGAGCCTCAATTGCCCATCTACATGGTCACATTGTCGTTGGCGACAATGAAGAGCCAGGTTTTGAGCCAGTACGAGTAAAGCTGGCAACCTAA
- a CDS encoding thymidylate synthase translates to MTEPELQYRNVLQTILQTGEWQTTRQGPATKVALGLTMRFDLSECFPMITERDISGFWRGAIGELCAMINGARTLEQFAEFGCTWWGPWATENKCAKRGLTTGDIGPASYGDVFANYPGPDGSPFQQWLALVDQIKREPSLKTHVITNWLAGHLTRAYGHQPTPTIAPCHGHVQVTILAGRLNLEMVQRSGDVPVGVPSNMVQYGAIALALAHLTGYKPGWFVHHVANAHIYEDQLDSVDEMLSRVPRQLPTVSTNFQGVSLITDVRSSHFAVANYNPHPAIRSIPVAV, encoded by the coding sequence ATGACTGAACCTGAACTGCAATATCGCAACGTCCTGCAGACTATTCTGCAGACTGGCGAGTGGCAAACCACCCGTCAGGGACCAGCAACCAAGGTAGCGTTAGGGCTAACCATGCGCTTCGACCTTTCTGAGTGTTTTCCAATGATTACCGAGCGTGATATATCGGGCTTTTGGCGAGGTGCAATCGGTGAGCTCTGCGCCATGATTAATGGCGCTAGAACTCTCGAGCAATTTGCCGAGTTTGGCTGTACTTGGTGGGGGCCATGGGCGACTGAGAATAAATGCGCCAAGCGTGGTCTTACCACTGGCGATATCGGTCCTGCTTCGTACGGCGATGTCTTTGCGAACTATCCCGGACCAGATGGTAGTCCGTTCCAGCAATGGTTGGCTCTTGTGGATCAAATCAAGCGTGAACCTTCCCTCAAGACACACGTTATTACGAACTGGCTGGCTGGTCACCTTACTCGAGCTTATGGGCACCAGCCCACACCAACTATTGCGCCTTGCCACGGTCACGTGCAGGTTACAATCCTGGCTGGCCGGCTGAATCTGGAAATGGTCCAGCGTTCGGGCGATGTACCGGTGGGTGTCCCCTCGAACATGGTGCAGTATGGCGCCATCGCGCTGGCGCTTGCACACTTGACGGGTTATAAGCCTGGTTGGTTTGTGCACCACGTTGCCAATGCCCACATCTACGAAGATCAGCTAGACTCGGTCGACGAGATGCTATCTCGAGTACCACGCCAGCTCCCTACTGTGAGCACCAACTTCCAAGGAGTCAGCTTGATAACAGATGTGAGGTCGAGTCACTTTGCCGTCGCAAATTACAACCCTCATCCAGCCATCCGTTCCATACCGGTGGCAGTATGA
- a CDS encoding 50S ribosomal protein L10 codes for MAKTRIQKEQDLQKLVENLDSAKLAVLADYRGLDVPAISDLRNILRENGITFTVAKNTLVRKAAEQSAKEITQLEVFSGPMAIAFGADEVEAAKLMADFAKTNDALEIVGGIDEAGEILTREAVMALAQLPSREQLLAQVVGTVAAPLSGMVRVLNGNLSGLVYALNAIKEKKEAAA; via the coding sequence ATGGCAAAGACTCGCATTCAAAAGGAACAAGACCTCCAGAAGTTGGTTGAGAACCTAGATAGTGCTAAACTTGCTGTCCTGGCCGACTACCGTGGCCTCGATGTGCCAGCAATCAGTGATTTGCGTAATATTTTGCGCGAAAATGGCATCACATTTACGGTTGCTAAAAATACGCTAGTAAGAAAAGCTGCCGAGCAGAGTGCCAAAGAAATCACTCAACTTGAAGTATTTTCTGGCCCTATGGCAATTGCGTTTGGTGCAGACGAGGTAGAGGCGGCTAAGCTCATGGCTGATTTTGCGAAAACAAATGACGCCCTCGAGATTGTTGGCGGAATTGATGAAGCTGGTGAGATCCTCACTCGTGAGGCTGTGATGGCATTAGCACAGCTCCCAAGCCGCGAACAGCTTTTGGCGCAGGTAGTTGGTACAGTTGCCGCTCCACTTTCGGGCATGGTCCGAGTGTTGAACGGTAATTTGTCAGGATTAGTGTATGCACTTAATGCTATTAAGGAAAAGAAAGAAGCAGCTGCTTAA
- the rplL gene encoding 50S ribosomal protein L7/L12, whose translation MAEETKNEAVEAADKKEEKKEVPEKFAKLVAELDKMSVLDLSEFVTTLEDHYGVSAAAPVAVAGVAAPAGEAAEAAEEKSQYNIFLQSAGEKKIDVIKAVREITGLGLAESKAVVDGAPTMVKENAPKEEAEEAKTKLEAAGATVELQ comes from the coding sequence ATGGCCGAAGAGACCAAAAACGAAGCTGTAGAAGCAGCTGATAAAAAAGAAGAAAAGAAAGAAGTTCCAGAAAAGTTTGCAAAACTTGTAGCTGAACTAGATAAGATGAGCGTACTCGATCTTTCTGAGTTTGTAACCACCCTTGAAGACCACTACGGTGTGTCGGCCGCTGCCCCAGTTGCAGTAGCTGGTGTAGCTGCTCCTGCTGGTGAAGCTGCAGAAGCTGCCGAGGAGAAGAGCCAGTACAACATCTTCCTTCAGTCTGCTGGTGAAAAGAAGATTGATGTCATTAAGGCAGTTCGTGAAATTACCGGACTTGGCTTGGCTGAGTCAAAGGCGGTAGTTGATGGCGCTCCAACTATGGTGAAAGAAAATGCACCAAAGGAAGAGGCTGAAGAAGCTAAGACTAAGCTCGAAGCTGCTGGTGCCACTGTAGAACTTCAGTAA
- the dnaX gene encoding DNA polymerase III subunit gamma/tau yields MSRFALYREYRPTDLSDVVGQGHITQLLETALAQQKLSHAYLFTGPRGTGKTSVARILARRVNELPASAVLDAELDIIEIDAASNRGIDEIRSLREKITTAPTRLQYKVFIIDEAHMLTREAFNALLKTLEEPPAHVIFILATTEVHKLPDTVVSRTQRYDFRPVQPSGMLDHLQSVAQAESMQIDDDALTLIAELSGGGFRDALSLLDQIGSTQSKVSRQLVAEVAGIGDEAVVCRLIVTVGQGDLNGALSILEELWNSGAEPTLLVEHILLIARKQFLKPSKEDDLSREQLARLLAEFTQAARELKTVPIPTLPLELAVWRLSTESSSVVSEGSVAKSINVVPPRRTVKATVKAQDLPEAILRADKITAKALSLIKSKNNSLYAVLRSGDPALQANKLIIRCRFRFHKERIEEPKNQQFIEAVFTKVANRPIEMIVRHATDESAVVSAQPEEELVASAIEILGGEVVQD; encoded by the coding sequence TTGAGTCGCTTTGCGCTATATCGTGAATATCGACCGACTGATTTATCAGATGTGGTTGGTCAGGGTCATATCACGCAACTTTTAGAGACAGCCTTAGCTCAGCAGAAATTGAGCCATGCTTATTTATTTACAGGACCACGCGGAACCGGCAAAACCAGTGTGGCACGGATCTTGGCTCGGCGAGTAAATGAATTGCCAGCTAGTGCTGTTCTTGATGCTGAGCTTGATATCATCGAGATTGATGCTGCTTCAAATCGAGGTATTGATGAGATTCGTTCGTTACGGGAAAAAATTACAACAGCCCCCACGCGCTTGCAGTATAAGGTCTTTATTATCGATGAGGCTCATATGCTGACGCGCGAGGCTTTTAACGCCTTATTAAAAACCCTGGAAGAACCTCCAGCACATGTAATTTTTATTTTAGCAACTACCGAAGTTCACAAATTGCCAGACACAGTGGTGAGCCGTACTCAGCGCTATGATTTTCGTCCCGTTCAACCATCTGGTATGCTGGACCATTTACAGTCCGTCGCACAAGCTGAATCGATGCAGATTGATGATGATGCTCTAACATTGATTGCTGAATTATCGGGCGGTGGTTTTCGTGATGCGCTCAGCTTACTCGATCAGATTGGTAGCACACAAAGTAAAGTTTCGCGACAATTAGTAGCCGAAGTGGCGGGGATTGGAGACGAAGCGGTTGTGTGTAGGCTGATTGTTACTGTTGGACAAGGTGACCTAAATGGTGCTTTATCTATACTAGAAGAGTTGTGGAATAGTGGCGCTGAGCCTACGCTCTTAGTGGAGCATATATTACTAATTGCACGCAAGCAGTTTTTAAAACCCAGTAAAGAGGATGACCTTTCAAGAGAGCAATTGGCTCGACTGCTGGCTGAATTCACTCAAGCGGCACGAGAGCTCAAAACAGTCCCAATTCCAACTCTACCGCTAGAATTAGCAGTTTGGCGATTGTCTACTGAATCGAGCAGTGTAGTATCGGAGGGTAGTGTTGCCAAATCTATTAATGTGGTACCACCCAGACGAACCGTAAAAGCTACAGTTAAAGCCCAGGACTTACCTGAGGCTATACTGCGTGCCGATAAGATAACGGCTAAGGCCCTATCGTTAATCAAGTCTAAAAATAACTCTTTATATGCAGTTTTACGATCCGGTGACCCAGCTTTGCAAGCAAATAAATTAATTATACGGTGTCGTTTCCGCTTCCATAAAGAGCGGATTGAAGAGCCCAAAAACCAGCAGTTTATTGAGGCTGTTTTTACAAAAGTAGCTAACCGTCCAATTGAGATGATCGTTCGGCATGCTACAGATGAGTCAGCGGTAGTCTCAGCTCAGCCCGAGGAAGAGTTGGTGGCCAGCGCCATAGAGATATTGGGCGGGGAAGTGGTGCAGGATTAG
- the dnaB gene encoding replicative DNA helicase, with the protein MPPPPPTEAELAKLSPPHSIQAERSLLGTILLDADSLIKVADIVVADDFYDRRNGIIYETFVKLYEKRRPIDLVTLSEDLKSNKELENIGGMTYLTELAGSEATTAHAAEYARLVAGKATLRRLDVAGHAISGLAHDETRELEGLLDEAEQALFSVSQKHLKQNFISIKDVLADSFDRLDALHKDKQQLRGVPTGFKEMDRLLAGLQRSDLIILAARPSMGKTSFAMNIAAHVAIKEGIPVGIFSLEMSKEQLIDRLLASESGIDSWKLRTGNLEDKDFEKLNRAMGVMAEAPIFIDDSAMANALEMRTKARRLQTEHGLGLIIIDYLQLMSGRASSDGSRVNEISEISRSLKGLARELDVPVIALSQLSRAVEQRHPQIPQLSDLRESGSIEQDADVVMFIYREDYYNKESERRNISDILVRKHRNGPTGDVELFFSPELMLFRSLDRKREGSSLE; encoded by the coding sequence ATGCCACCACCCCCACCGACTGAGGCCGAGCTAGCCAAATTGTCGCCACCTCACAGCATTCAGGCCGAGCGATCTCTTTTAGGGACCATACTTTTAGATGCCGACTCACTAATTAAAGTGGCCGATATAGTGGTAGCTGATGATTTTTATGATCGGCGTAATGGCATTATTTATGAGACATTTGTGAAGCTTTATGAAAAGCGCCGACCGATTGATTTAGTAACTTTATCTGAAGATCTAAAAAGTAATAAAGAGCTTGAAAATATTGGTGGCATGACTTACTTAACAGAGTTAGCAGGTAGTGAAGCTACTACTGCCCATGCGGCTGAGTATGCTCGGCTAGTTGCTGGTAAGGCAACACTGCGTCGACTTGATGTGGCTGGCCATGCTATTTCTGGCTTAGCGCACGATGAAACACGCGAACTAGAGGGCTTATTGGATGAAGCCGAGCAGGCATTATTCTCGGTTAGTCAAAAGCATTTAAAGCAAAATTTTATTTCAATCAAGGATGTTTTAGCTGATAGTTTTGATCGCTTAGATGCGCTCCATAAAGATAAGCAACAATTACGCGGTGTACCGACAGGTTTTAAGGAGATGGATCGCTTATTAGCTGGTTTACAGCGCTCAGATCTAATTATTCTGGCGGCTCGGCCTAGTATGGGAAAAACAAGTTTTGCCATGAATATTGCTGCCCATGTGGCCATCAAAGAGGGTATTCCTGTTGGTATTTTCTCTTTGGAGATGAGTAAGGAGCAGTTAATTGACCGTCTTTTGGCGTCAGAGTCGGGTATTGATTCTTGGAAATTGCGGACTGGAAATTTAGAAGATAAAGATTTTGAAAAGCTTAATCGAGCGATGGGTGTGATGGCTGAAGCGCCAATTTTTATTGACGACTCAGCTATGGCGAATGCCCTTGAGATGCGCACCAAGGCACGCCGTTTGCAAACTGAGCATGGTTTGGGTCTGATTATTATTGATTACCTGCAGCTTATGAGTGGACGTGCTTCTAGTGATGGTAGTCGAGTTAATGAAATTTCTGAAATCTCTCGCTCTCTAAAAGGTTTAGCGCGTGAGCTGGATGTGCCGGTAATTGCTTTGTCTCAGCTGTCGCGAGCTGTGGAGCAACGTCATCCACAGATTCCTCAGCTTTCAGATCTGCGTGAATCTGGTTCAATTGAACAGGATGCTGATGTGGTGATGTTTATTTACCGCGAGGATTACTACAATAAGGAGAGTGAGCGCCGTAATATTTCAGATATCTTGGTGCGCAAGCATCGCAATGGACCAACTGGTGATGTGGAGCTCTTCTTTAGTCCGGAGCTGATGTTGTTTCGGTCACTTGATCGTAAGCGCGAAGGCAGTTCTCTAGAGTAA
- a CDS encoding GtrA family protein: MKEQKLVAKNAKREVAQVGRFGIVGIINTLIDFIILNIVKNMTGWSDVVANIPAVMVAMIFSFFANRLFVFRGNQKKDIGRQALEFFPITAFGLIVIQGVVFYIFEDVWRYPVELGIAFANWTHIIGTAGITAQFVETNGVKIVATGASLVWNYLMYKKVVFKSGAKQ; the protein is encoded by the coding sequence TTGAAAGAACAAAAACTGGTGGCAAAAAATGCCAAGCGAGAAGTGGCTCAAGTTGGACGCTTTGGTATTGTTGGCATTATCAATACCCTGATAGATTTTATTATTTTAAACATTGTAAAAAATATGACGGGCTGGTCGGATGTCGTAGCAAACATCCCAGCCGTCATGGTGGCGATGATTTTTAGCTTTTTTGCTAATCGTCTTTTTGTTTTTCGTGGTAATCAAAAAAAAGATATTGGTCGACAGGCATTAGAGTTTTTCCCAATCACAGCCTTTGGCTTAATTGTAATTCAAGGGGTTGTATTTTACATATTTGAAGACGTTTGGCGATATCCGGTGGAATTAGGAATAGCTTTTGCTAATTGGACACATATTATTGGCACAGCCGGTATTACCGCACAGTTCGTGGAGACTAATGGTGTTAAGATAGTGGCAACTGGAGCGAGTTTAGTTTGGAATTATTTGATGTATAAGAAAGTGGTATTTAAATCGGGGGCTAAGCAATGA